From the genome of Lawsonella clevelandensis, one region includes:
- the ychF gene encoding redox-regulated ATPase YchF, protein MSLTLGIVGLPNVGKSTLFNALTKNDVLAANYPFATIEPNVGVVELPDARLPKLQEMFNAKRIVPATVSFVDIAGIVKGASEGEGLGNRFLANIRDSDAICQVVRVFGDPDVVHVAGKVDPLDDIQVIETELIIADLQTIEKALPRLAKQAKQDKSLKKQVAEVEKAQAILENGDTIFSRADEVEGDLLYELHLLTTKPFLYVFNADESILTDEARKQELREQVAPAEAIFLDAKVEAELVELDDEDALELLESIGQDEPGLAQLARAGFHTLGLQTYLTAGEKEVRAWTIHQGDTAPKAAGVIHSDFEKGFIKAEIVSYDDLIEHGSINDCRAAGKVRMEGKDYVMQEGDVVEFRFNV, encoded by the coding sequence GTGAGCCTTACTCTTGGAATTGTCGGTCTGCCCAACGTAGGCAAGTCGACCCTTTTTAATGCCTTAACCAAAAACGATGTGCTGGCTGCGAACTACCCCTTCGCCACTATCGAACCCAATGTCGGTGTGGTGGAGTTGCCGGATGCTCGTCTTCCCAAACTGCAGGAGATGTTTAACGCTAAGCGCATCGTGCCGGCCACGGTGTCCTTCGTCGACATTGCCGGCATTGTGAAGGGCGCCTCGGAGGGCGAAGGCCTGGGCAATAGGTTCCTTGCTAATATCCGCGATTCGGATGCCATCTGCCAGGTGGTGCGCGTTTTCGGTGACCCCGACGTGGTGCACGTGGCAGGCAAGGTAGACCCGCTTGATGATATTCAGGTGATTGAAACCGAGCTCATCATTGCGGATCTGCAGACCATCGAGAAGGCGCTGCCGCGTCTCGCCAAGCAGGCAAAGCAGGACAAGTCCCTGAAGAAGCAGGTAGCGGAAGTGGAGAAGGCGCAGGCGATCCTGGAAAACGGGGACACGATCTTTTCCCGTGCAGATGAGGTTGAGGGGGATCTCCTCTACGAACTGCACCTGCTAACCACCAAACCCTTCCTTTATGTTTTCAATGCGGACGAGTCCATCCTCACGGACGAGGCTCGTAAGCAGGAACTGCGCGAGCAGGTAGCGCCGGCAGAGGCCATTTTCCTGGACGCCAAAGTGGAGGCGGAGCTGGTGGAGCTGGATGACGAGGATGCCCTTGAACTCTTGGAGTCCATTGGCCAGGATGAACCCGGTTTGGCACAGCTGGCGCGGGCTGGCTTCCACACGCTCGGTCTCCAGACCTATCTCACTGCCGGGGAGAAGGAAGTCCGAGCGTGGACGATTCACCAGGGCGATACTGCTCCGAAGGCGGCTGGCGTCATCCATAGTGACTTCGAGAAGGGCTTCATTAAAGCCGAAATTGTCTCCTACGACGACCTCATTGAGCATGGCTCCATCAATGACTGCCGGGCTGCCGGCAAGGTTCGCATGGAAGGTAAGGACTACGTCATGCAGGAAGGCGACGTCGTCGAGTTCCGTTTCAATGTGTAG
- a CDS encoding sodium-dependent transporter, producing MTAVNTDHSTPASRETFSRRSVFIMAAIGSAVGLGNIWRFPYVAYQNGGGAFLIPYLCALLTAGIPLLILEYSLGHRYRGSGPLAFRRISKWGEFAGWFQVFIAFLIALYYPIIIAWAVRYMGYSFRQEWGNDPARFFNESFLHKAADGFGLHMVPNLLIPLLLVWAVIVIVMALGVENGIGRLNRVFVPVLVILFASLVIRALFLPGAAEGLNVFFTPKWESLLHPTVWIAAYGQIFFSLNVGFAVMITYSSYLKRKTNLVGTGYVVAFANSSFEALAGIGVFATLGFLAVSSGQQVGDVAEGGIGLAFIAFPTIISQMPGGTVFGVVFFGCLAIAGLTSQISVVEVCIAAIRDKFGLARWAATTAVILPLLIASILLFPTTTGSSTLDIFDKFVCSIGIVSAAIVAMLTISWGLHHLPILQTHLNALSSRHVGWPWRFCVSLLTPAVLLIILATEVHSIVTEGYGNYHQWALLAFGWLPILCFFIIALLLPLLPWPAAAEVDKGAVRRPEEDCAQRRHSETHDEGNAVTQDPPA from the coding sequence GTGACTGCAGTAAACACAGACCACTCAACGCCTGCTTCCCGCGAGACGTTCTCCCGTCGTTCAGTGTTCATTATGGCGGCTATTGGATCTGCCGTAGGCCTTGGCAACATCTGGCGCTTCCCCTACGTCGCATACCAAAACGGAGGCGGTGCCTTCCTCATCCCCTATCTGTGCGCACTGCTCACTGCCGGCATCCCGCTGCTCATCCTGGAATACTCCTTGGGGCATCGCTACCGTGGCTCCGGACCGCTAGCTTTCCGTCGTATCAGCAAATGGGGTGAATTCGCCGGCTGGTTCCAGGTATTTATTGCTTTTCTCATTGCCCTTTACTACCCAATCATCATCGCCTGGGCAGTCCGCTATATGGGCTACAGCTTCCGCCAAGAATGGGGTAACGACCCGGCACGCTTCTTCAACGAATCCTTCCTCCATAAAGCAGCAGACGGCTTTGGACTCCACATGGTGCCGAACCTCCTCATTCCCCTCCTGCTGGTGTGGGCTGTCATCGTCATCGTCATGGCTCTCGGGGTAGAGAACGGCATCGGCCGCCTTAACCGCGTATTCGTGCCTGTCCTCGTTATCCTTTTCGCTTCCCTCGTTATTCGCGCGCTCTTCCTGCCCGGCGCAGCTGAAGGCCTCAATGTGTTTTTCACCCCGAAATGGGAGTCTCTCCTACATCCAACAGTATGGATTGCCGCCTACGGACAGATTTTCTTCTCGTTGAACGTCGGCTTCGCTGTCATGATTACCTACAGTTCCTACCTCAAGCGCAAAACGAACCTGGTGGGCACAGGGTACGTGGTGGCTTTCGCCAACTCGTCCTTCGAGGCGTTGGCGGGTATCGGTGTCTTCGCTACCCTGGGCTTCCTCGCAGTGAGTTCTGGGCAGCAGGTGGGTGACGTCGCGGAAGGCGGCATCGGTCTAGCCTTCATCGCCTTCCCCACCATCATTTCGCAAATGCCCGGCGGCACCGTGTTTGGCGTGGTGTTCTTCGGATGCCTCGCCATCGCTGGTCTGACCTCGCAAATCTCTGTGGTGGAGGTGTGCATTGCCGCCATTCGGGATAAATTCGGCTTGGCCCGCTGGGCTGCCACTACCGCCGTCATTCTGCCCCTCCTCATTGCCTCAATCCTTCTCTTCCCCACCACCACTGGTTCCAGTACGCTCGATATCTTCGACAAGTTCGTGTGCTCCATCGGTATTGTCAGTGCCGCCATTGTCGCTATGCTCACCATCAGTTGGGGACTCCACCACCTCCCCATCCTGCAAACGCACCTCAATGCCCTCTCTTCCCGTCACGTAGGGTGGCCATGGCGGTTCTGCGTTTCGCTACTCACCCCCGCCGTTTTGCTCATCATTCTGGCTACTGAAGTCCACTCCATCGTCACAGAGGGATATGGGAACTACCACCAGTGGGCACTGCTCGCCTTCGGTTGGCTGCCCATTCTGTGTTTCTTCATCATCGCCCTCCTCCTGCCGCTTCTCCCCTGGCCAGCTGCCGCTGAAGTAGACAAAGGTGCGGTTCGCCGACCCGAAGAGGACTGCGCACAGAGACGCCACAGTGAAACTCACGATGAAGGAAATGCTGTCACCCAGGATCCCCCGGCATAA
- a CDS encoding sodium-dependent transporter: protein MSSKAPAQRETFSKRSVFILAAIGSAIGLGSIWRFPYVAYQNGGGAFLIPFLVALLTAGIPMLFLDYALGHRYRGGAPLTFRRFTKRTEALGWFQVGICFVIACYYSVIIAWSCAYMVYSVKEAWGSDPATFFNQDFLQAQSSLSVDFVPAVLIPLIIVWVITVGTLAFGVQNGVGNMSKFFVPLLAVLFLILVVRSLFLAGAADGLEVFFHANWNLLTDGKVWIAAYSQIFFSLSVGYGIMITYSSYLKRRTDLAGSSLVVAFATTSFQVLAGICVFAALGFLAHQQGTSVDNVAANGIGLAFIAFPSVISQMPGGPIFGVLFFLSLVLAGLTSSISLVEVVAAAFQDKFGLRRVPAVLITGIPMTIISVVLFATTSGVNVLSVVDKFINNGIALNALVTLILIAWVYRRVEELHKHLISVSSLPVGKWWNVCISIITPVALAWMLFVEFSNIIRHGYDNYPTWFLAVFGWGSILFALVFAVVLTAFKWNDRVVHLDGPLFTPELTTEYQHPYYRQWLAKHHPEQLNVAPAAAADIEEEKK from the coding sequence ATGAGTAGTAAAGCACCAGCCCAGCGCGAGACTTTCTCCAAGCGCTCAGTCTTCATTCTGGCGGCCATCGGCTCGGCCATTGGCCTTGGTAGTATTTGGCGTTTCCCCTACGTTGCGTACCAAAACGGGGGCGGCGCTTTCCTCATCCCCTTCCTGGTAGCGTTGCTCACCGCAGGTATCCCTATGCTCTTCTTAGACTACGCATTGGGGCATCGTTACCGCGGTGGCGCACCCCTTACCTTCCGCCGCTTCACCAAACGAACTGAAGCATTAGGATGGTTCCAGGTCGGCATCTGTTTTGTCATCGCCTGCTACTACTCCGTTATCATTGCGTGGTCCTGCGCCTACATGGTGTACTCCGTGAAGGAAGCATGGGGAAGCGACCCCGCTACCTTCTTTAACCAGGATTTCCTCCAAGCTCAAAGCTCTCTGAGCGTAGATTTTGTCCCGGCCGTCCTGATCCCCCTCATCATCGTCTGGGTCATTACCGTCGGAACTCTCGCCTTCGGTGTGCAGAACGGCGTGGGCAATATGTCCAAGTTCTTCGTCCCGTTGCTCGCTGTACTCTTCCTCATCCTGGTCGTCCGCTCTCTCTTCCTGGCAGGTGCTGCTGACGGCCTGGAGGTGTTCTTCCACGCAAACTGGAACTTGCTGACGGACGGCAAAGTGTGGATCGCCGCCTACAGCCAGATCTTCTTCTCACTCTCCGTGGGCTACGGCATCATGATCACCTACAGCTCCTACCTGAAGCGGCGCACCGACCTTGCGGGCTCTAGCTTGGTTGTTGCTTTCGCTACCACGTCCTTCCAGGTTCTCGCTGGCATCTGCGTTTTTGCCGCACTTGGCTTCCTCGCTCATCAGCAAGGCACGAGCGTAGACAACGTGGCAGCCAACGGTATCGGCCTGGCGTTCATCGCCTTCCCCTCGGTCATCTCCCAAATGCCGGGTGGCCCGATCTTCGGTGTTCTCTTCTTCCTTAGCCTGGTGCTGGCTGGACTTACCTCCTCCATCAGTCTTGTGGAAGTGGTTGCCGCTGCCTTCCAGGACAAGTTCGGCCTGCGACGTGTTCCGGCGGTTCTCATCACTGGTATCCCCATGACCATTATTTCCGTTGTCCTCTTTGCCACCACTTCAGGCGTCAACGTTCTTTCGGTGGTGGACAAGTTCATTAACAACGGCATTGCTCTCAACGCACTCGTTACCTTGATTCTTATTGCCTGGGTCTACCGGCGCGTCGAAGAGCTCCACAAACACCTCATCTCGGTGTCCTCCCTGCCAGTTGGTAAATGGTGGAATGTGTGCATCTCCATCATCACGCCGGTTGCACTGGCCTGGATGCTCTTCGTCGAGTTCTCCAACATCATCCGGCACGGCTACGACAATTACCCCACCTGGTTCCTCGCTGTTTTCGGCTGGGGCAGTATTCTCTTCGCACTGGTGTTTGCCGTTGTCCTGACCGCTTTCAAGTGGAATGACCGGGTGGTGCATCTGGATGGGCCACTCTTTACTCCCGAATTGACCACTGAATATCAGCATCCCTACTACCGGCAATGGCTAGCAAAGCATCACCCCGAGCAACTGAATGTTGCTCCCGCAGCCGCTGCTGACATTGAGGAGGAAAAGAAATGA
- a CDS encoding methionine/alanine import family NSS transporter small subunit produces MSAGSIVMMVLFLVIIWGGLLASSIHLVRHPDTTADNDE; encoded by the coding sequence ATGAGCGCAGGATCCATCGTCATGATGGTATTGTTCCTCGTCATCATTTGGGGCGGTTTGCTCGCTAGCAGCATCCATTTGGTCCGCCATCCAGACACTACGGCTGACAATGACGAATAG
- a CDS encoding AI-2E family transporter — translation MSDKSSKPELAEKAISVFATDDGKKTDSSSADRKTEKKEKKDEREHPSSRRMHATSRSAVIGQDLRSLAMWCLRFILVVAAGYILYKLCQFVWVGLLPTILALIICSALWPPVRWLINHKVPSWLASLGALLVVLGIVTGILSAIAPSVASQVGPLSQKTVKGVRSLQEWLLGPPFNVNQAQLDRVVATVTEKIQSSASQIASAAINGVSAASTVLVTLVITLMLCFFFLKDGSKVLPWVKRVVGMPASAHIEELSLRCWSTLGGFIRTQGIVSAIDATFIGIGMVVLGVPLAGPLALITFMGGFIPIVGAFVSGFLAVVVASVGVSLKAGIIMLVIILVVQQLEGNVLSPILQSNAMNLHPVIVLLVVSAGGTLYGIIGAFLAVPCAAIIAVIIRYIVESWDERAKIVVKKQPATQPETKMARWLRQRSGSLRNFVQDGRTTSPAGDGSTAATFEAGALVRTATETANGTAHTSDDDLIDTMMQDDATGEIVGHISTRKPPLQTGIVDTDKDDGEKKDD, via the coding sequence ATGTCTGATAAATCCAGCAAACCAGAACTGGCGGAGAAGGCCATCTCTGTTTTCGCCACTGACGACGGCAAGAAGACGGACTCGTCCTCTGCTGACAGAAAAACCGAGAAAAAAGAAAAAAAGGACGAGCGTGAGCATCCCTCGTCAAGGCGCATGCATGCCACCAGCCGTTCCGCTGTCATCGGACAGGACCTCCGTTCCTTGGCCATGTGGTGCCTACGGTTTATCCTGGTCGTCGCGGCCGGCTACATCCTCTACAAACTATGCCAGTTTGTGTGGGTAGGTCTGCTGCCCACCATCCTCGCACTCATCATTTGCTCCGCTCTCTGGCCGCCCGTCCGCTGGCTTATTAACCATAAAGTCCCCAGCTGGCTGGCATCCCTCGGAGCACTTCTAGTCGTACTCGGTATCGTCACCGGTATTCTTTCCGCCATTGCCCCGAGCGTCGCTTCCCAGGTAGGACCGCTATCACAAAAAACCGTAAAAGGTGTCCGCAGCCTGCAGGAATGGTTACTCGGTCCGCCCTTCAACGTCAACCAGGCACAACTCGACCGAGTTGTGGCGACCGTGACAGAGAAGATTCAGTCCTCCGCTAGCCAGATCGCCTCTGCCGCCATTAATGGAGTGTCTGCCGCCTCCACCGTCCTCGTGACTTTGGTCATCACATTGATGCTGTGCTTCTTCTTCCTGAAGGATGGATCGAAGGTTCTGCCGTGGGTGAAACGAGTCGTTGGTATGCCTGCCTCCGCTCATATCGAAGAGCTCTCCCTCCGCTGCTGGAGCACCCTCGGCGGCTTTATCCGCACCCAGGGCATTGTGTCTGCTATCGACGCCACGTTCATCGGAATTGGCATGGTGGTATTGGGTGTGCCACTCGCTGGACCATTGGCACTCATCACCTTCATGGGCGGTTTTATCCCCATCGTTGGCGCCTTCGTCTCCGGCTTTTTGGCGGTCGTCGTAGCCTCGGTGGGTGTATCCCTCAAGGCTGGCATTATTATGCTTGTCATCATTCTGGTTGTGCAGCAACTGGAAGGTAACGTCCTCTCCCCTATCCTGCAGTCCAACGCGATGAACCTTCACCCCGTGATTGTGCTCCTCGTGGTCTCCGCTGGTGGCACCCTCTACGGTATTATCGGTGCTTTCCTGGCTGTGCCCTGTGCCGCCATTATCGCCGTTATCATTCGCTACATCGTGGAGTCGTGGGATGAACGGGCGAAGATCGTGGTGAAGAAACAGCCTGCTACGCAACCCGAAACAAAGATGGCTCGCTGGCTGCGTCAGCGCTCCGGCAGTCTCCGTAACTTTGTGCAGGATGGACGTACCACCTCCCCGGCAGGGGATGGCTCCACTGCCGCTACTTTTGAAGCAGGTGCCCTGGTGCGTACTGCCACAGAGACAGCAAATGGCACAGCTCACACCAGTGACGACGACCTCATCGACACGATGATGCAGGATGACGCTACCGGCGAAATCGTGGGGCACATCAGTACCCGCAAGCCTCCGCTGCAAACCGGCATTGTCGACACCGATAAAGACGATGGGGAGAAGAAGGACGACTAG
- a CDS encoding DNA recombination protein RmuC: MNVFAIVALVAAGLLLGIIIGWLARGNSWANRRDITQQAVLSQELLQQQSDSVSDIVLPVIAPLEQSLNGFNQHMEQLERQRIHEYSQLTESVLAMQRSSRALTEETTRLSSALRSPNVRGRWGEIQLERVVELSGMAKHCDFSTQHQVHGENGAQRPDLVVHLSGQRSIIVDAKVPFDSYLTAVNATDLTTQQNARQACVRAVRSHIDALAKKSYWEAFLSSPEFVVMFLPSEPFLDTVLQEDPTLLDYAFSRNVLLSTPTTLIALLRTVALTWQHETITKEAHEIQKLGHELYQRIGAVTQHLNALGMQLGKAVDSYNSAVGSAESRLIVTARKLEGYGISGSHTVTSPREIDACPRAVSDK; this comes from the coding sequence ATGAACGTTTTTGCCATCGTCGCGCTTGTGGCTGCCGGTTTACTCCTCGGGATCATCATTGGTTGGTTAGCCCGCGGAAATTCCTGGGCGAATCGCCGTGATATCACCCAGCAGGCTGTGCTCTCCCAAGAGCTACTGCAACAGCAGTCAGATTCTGTCTCTGACATCGTGCTTCCCGTCATCGCCCCCCTTGAGCAGTCCCTCAACGGTTTTAACCAACATATGGAACAACTCGAGCGACAGCGCATACACGAGTATTCTCAGCTCACCGAGTCCGTCCTCGCAATGCAACGAAGTTCACGGGCACTTACCGAAGAGACCACCCGGCTCTCCTCCGCCCTCCGCTCCCCTAATGTTCGTGGTCGCTGGGGGGAGATCCAGCTTGAACGAGTCGTTGAGCTTTCTGGCATGGCAAAGCACTGTGACTTCTCCACACAACATCAGGTGCACGGTGAGAATGGCGCACAACGTCCAGACCTCGTCGTTCACCTCTCTGGTCAACGCAGCATCATCGTCGATGCAAAGGTTCCCTTCGATTCTTATCTCACTGCCGTCAACGCCACTGACCTCACCACCCAGCAGAATGCCCGCCAAGCGTGTGTACGCGCCGTCCGTTCCCACATCGATGCGCTGGCAAAGAAGAGCTATTGGGAGGCATTCCTCTCTTCTCCAGAATTTGTGGTGATGTTTCTCCCCAGCGAACCTTTTCTGGACACAGTTCTCCAGGAGGATCCCACCCTCTTGGACTACGCGTTCTCGCGCAATGTGCTGCTCAGTACCCCCACCACGCTCATCGCACTGCTCCGTACAGTTGCACTGACGTGGCAGCATGAGACCATCACTAAGGAAGCTCACGAAATCCAAAAACTAGGCCATGAGCTGTATCAACGTATCGGAGCCGTCACCCAGCATCTCAACGCCCTGGGTATGCAATTGGGCAAAGCAGTAGACTCCTATAACTCTGCTGTGGGGTCAGCAGAATCTCGTCTGATTGTCACAGCTCGAAAGCTGGAAGGGTACGGAATTTCCGGTTCACATACCGTTACAAGTCCAAGAGAAATCGACGCTTGCCCGCGTGCAGTTTCCGATAAGTAG
- a CDS encoding DUF6542 domain-containing protein: MLINYRADASTPERKRSLIRPIRGVPWWGVLAIYAVAIIVGMLLSLFTKDLGVPFAVVFVICAVACTVFAEFDALFTATVMPVLGYTIAYPLFYFLSMVASGQKGSKVAIIKIGIPFVTDVPVMLTALGLAAAVAIVRIAFMVVNHGWSSLWIVSLFMKKESTRTSHQDASGATGTDKPKRTQSDTSPSRAGHTPANGSAAKRTNESRVRDVESTQRSTSGTQRRPLAASGASVSSVSASSERRTNTPRPRPMAHSQGATIPRIAHPAGEASGTRQFHNYPGSNGGPQRRRRGPLTPEERQRLAAIVAARRQGLDPRDPRVQQEMARRRAAFRNAADGVPGPRRPYRPENGTSRDERAGAWPYPQRGNRPPYVGNGSVEADDPRMLRRRPGPGSVAGRPPYGPTGATADGRGYAPQGRARRTADRPYPDPRMDGTQRTPYGNASGYERSAAGGPYRPYGDPRQHGDTTRGRSTR, translated from the coding sequence GTGCTCATCAACTACCGCGCGGATGCTTCCACGCCGGAGAGGAAACGCTCCCTTATCCGGCCGATTCGTGGTGTCCCGTGGTGGGGAGTCTTGGCAATCTATGCTGTCGCTATCATCGTGGGAATGCTGCTCAGCCTTTTCACCAAAGACTTGGGCGTTCCTTTCGCCGTCGTTTTCGTGATCTGTGCGGTAGCCTGCACAGTCTTTGCAGAATTCGACGCCCTCTTTACCGCCACAGTCATGCCGGTGTTGGGCTATACCATCGCCTACCCACTGTTCTATTTCCTGAGCATGGTGGCGTCCGGTCAAAAAGGCTCCAAAGTAGCCATCATCAAAATCGGTATCCCGTTCGTAACCGATGTCCCAGTCATGCTCACCGCACTGGGCCTTGCCGCGGCCGTTGCTATCGTCCGGATCGCCTTCATGGTGGTCAACCACGGATGGAGCTCTCTCTGGATTGTCTCCCTCTTCATGAAGAAGGAGTCCACTAGGACATCCCACCAGGACGCTTCCGGCGCGACTGGCACTGATAAACCCAAGCGCACACAGTCCGACACCTCACCCTCCCGCGCTGGCCATACCCCCGCCAATGGCTCCGCGGCAAAGAGGACAAACGAAAGCCGCGTACGGGACGTAGAAAGCACCCAACGTTCTACCTCAGGCACCCAGCGGCGCCCGCTGGCAGCATCCGGAGCATCGGTGTCCTCCGTCTCAGCGTCCTCCGAACGACGTACCAATACACCCCGGCCCCGCCCAATGGCCCATTCTCAGGGAGCAACCATTCCGCGAATTGCTCATCCTGCGGGGGAGGCTTCCGGCACTCGGCAGTTCCACAACTACCCCGGCTCAAATGGTGGCCCACAGCGCCGCCGTCGTGGCCCCCTTACCCCGGAAGAGCGCCAACGCCTCGCCGCCATTGTGGCGGCACGCCGGCAGGGCCTCGACCCTCGTGATCCCCGTGTCCAACAGGAGATGGCTCGCCGGCGTGCCGCCTTCCGCAATGCTGCGGACGGTGTTCCGGGCCCCCGGCGCCCTTACCGGCCGGAAAACGGCACTTCTCGTGATGAGCGCGCAGGTGCCTGGCCCTACCCACAACGTGGAAACCGTCCCCCATATGTAGGAAACGGAAGTGTTGAAGCAGACGACCCACGCATGCTACGGCGTCGCCCCGGCCCCGGCTCTGTCGCTGGACGACCCCCCTACGGGCCCACCGGAGCAACGGCTGATGGACGTGGTTACGCCCCACAAGGCCGGGCACGACGCACTGCCGACCGCCCCTACCCCGATCCTCGTATGGATGGCACGCAACGGACACCGTACGGGAATGCCAGTGGCTACGAGCGGAGCGCAGCTGGTGGCCCCTACCGTCCTTACGGAGATCCACGCCAGCACGGCGACACAACGCGTGGGCGTTCCACCCGCTAG
- a CDS encoding 4-hydroxy-3-methylbut-2-enyl diphosphate reductase encodes MRKVLLASPRGYCAGVDRAVQTVELSLEHYGAPVYVRKEIVHNRHVVDTLTEAGAIFVNEVDEVPEGSVLVFSAHGIAPSVMEEAKTRNLTTINATCPLVKKVHGEARRFAKHGKEIILIGHRGHEEVEGTAGEAPEQTYVVEGPEDVAALQVKDPSSLVWLSQTTLSVDETKDTVKVLHDRFPEISDPPSDDICYATQNRQGAVKAMAEQCDVVIVVGSRNSSNSVRLREVAEQAGVKKSYLVDYAHEIDDAWLEDAETVGVTSGASVPEVLVEEVVAYLSGQGFDHVEEVETVREDMSFQLPPEIRKAAGC; translated from the coding sequence ATGCGTAAGGTTCTGCTTGCTTCACCCCGTGGCTACTGCGCCGGTGTTGACCGCGCTGTTCAAACCGTTGAACTTTCCCTGGAACACTATGGAGCGCCCGTTTATGTTCGTAAAGAGATCGTGCACAATCGGCACGTTGTCGATACGTTGACGGAGGCTGGAGCCATCTTCGTCAATGAGGTGGATGAGGTTCCCGAAGGGTCTGTGCTGGTGTTTTCTGCGCACGGTATCGCACCCTCTGTGATGGAAGAAGCGAAGACACGCAATCTCACTACGATTAATGCCACTTGCCCGCTGGTGAAGAAAGTCCATGGCGAGGCCCGTCGGTTTGCCAAGCACGGTAAGGAGATCATCCTCATCGGTCACCGTGGCCATGAAGAGGTAGAGGGCACGGCTGGTGAAGCACCGGAGCAAACGTATGTAGTGGAAGGGCCGGAGGATGTGGCTGCACTCCAGGTGAAGGATCCCAGTAGCCTAGTGTGGCTCTCGCAGACCACGCTGAGTGTGGACGAGACGAAAGACACGGTGAAGGTTCTTCATGATCGTTTCCCTGAAATTAGCGATCCTCCGTCCGACGATATTTGTTACGCCACACAGAACCGTCAAGGTGCGGTGAAAGCGATGGCGGAGCAATGCGATGTCGTCATTGTGGTGGGTTCCCGGAACTCCTCTAATTCAGTGCGTCTGCGGGAAGTCGCAGAGCAAGCTGGGGTAAAGAAGTCCTATCTGGTGGATTATGCCCATGAAATCGATGATGCTTGGCTGGAAGATGCGGAGACAGTCGGAGTCACCTCGGGTGCATCTGTACCCGAGGTGCTCGTTGAAGAAGTGGTCGCCTACCTTTCTGGGCAGGGCTTCGACCATGTTGAAGAAGTTGAGACGGTGCGGGAAGACATGAGTTTCCAGCTTCCCCCGGAAATCCGCAAAGCCGCTGGCTGCTGA
- the xseA gene encoding exodeoxyribonuclease VII large subunit has product MSADHPYPVREVSSLVASWIDRLGDAWVEGEITQLKLRRQSYYSYFSLRDLAETISLQVTCPSRLLTDGLIGEGSRVIVHGSFTLYKGNGSLSLMAKGLRQAGMGELLARLERLRQQLAAEGLFSNELKRPLPYLPRTIGLITGRNSAAERDVLSVAHTRWPEVQFAVRYATVQGARCVPEVVEQLRLLDADPAVDVIIIARGGGSIEDLLPFSDETLVRAVSCATTPVVSAIGHEPDVPLLDYVADLRAATPTDAAKKVVPDVVTERALVRELQARNAQALRQWVRRERALVDSLTSRPVIALPATLIEPRLQESERARQELQRQMTLILANEENRIATATTQLTALGPLHTLARGYSIVQVQRPTGETAVLRSIDDAPPGAQLRVRASDGVVSAAVLGTQASPRLSTVKEASDGSEE; this is encoded by the coding sequence ATGTCCGCAGATCACCCATACCCGGTGCGCGAGGTGTCCTCGCTCGTCGCATCCTGGATTGATCGACTGGGCGACGCCTGGGTGGAAGGCGAAATTACGCAGTTGAAACTTCGCCGTCAGTCCTACTACTCCTACTTTTCGCTAAGGGATCTGGCAGAGACAATCTCTCTGCAGGTGACCTGCCCGTCTCGTCTACTTACTGATGGCCTCATTGGAGAAGGCAGCCGTGTTATTGTGCACGGAAGTTTCACTCTCTACAAAGGGAATGGTTCTCTCTCCCTTATGGCAAAGGGCCTACGGCAAGCAGGCATGGGAGAGCTGTTAGCGCGTCTAGAGCGTCTCCGGCAACAGCTCGCCGCAGAGGGGCTATTTTCCAACGAGCTCAAACGCCCTCTGCCCTATCTCCCCCGGACAATTGGACTCATCACCGGCCGGAATTCTGCAGCTGAACGAGATGTCCTGTCCGTCGCACACACCCGCTGGCCCGAGGTTCAGTTTGCGGTACGCTATGCGACGGTACAAGGTGCCCGCTGTGTGCCAGAAGTAGTGGAACAATTGCGTCTCCTTGATGCGGATCCCGCTGTAGATGTCATCATCATTGCGCGTGGCGGCGGTTCGATAGAGGATCTTCTTCCCTTCTCCGATGAAACACTCGTGCGGGCAGTTTCGTGCGCTACGACACCGGTGGTGTCCGCTATCGGCCATGAACCAGATGTTCCGCTTCTTGACTATGTGGCTGACCTGCGAGCCGCGACCCCCACTGATGCTGCGAAAAAGGTGGTTCCCGATGTGGTAACTGAGCGTGCTCTGGTACGGGAATTACAGGCTCGGAATGCCCAGGCCCTCCGCCAGTGGGTGAGGAGGGAACGTGCGTTGGTCGATAGTCTGACCTCGCGCCCGGTAATAGCCCTTCCCGCAACTCTCATCGAGCCTCGTCTCCAGGAAAGTGAGCGAGCACGACAGGAGTTACAGAGACAGATGACGCTTATTCTCGCTAACGAGGAGAACCGCATCGCCACCGCCACAACTCAGTTGACTGCTTTGGGGCCCCTTCATACTTTGGCCCGTGGCTATTCCATTGTGCAGGTACAGCGACCCACCGGCGAGACTGCTGTGTTGCGCTCGATTGATGATGCTCCCCCCGGCGCGCAGTTGCGAGTTCGCGCCAGTGACGGTGTGGTGTCTGCTGCGGTATTGGGAACGCAGGCCAGCCCCCGTTTATCCACAGTAAAGGAGGCCAGTGATGGCTCAGAAGAATGA